The Sminthopsis crassicaudata isolate SCR6 chromosome 5, ASM4859323v1, whole genome shotgun sequence genome contains the following window.
ccctcccagctctgacaccccctgttctaagctccctcccagctctgacatcccctgttctaagctccctcccggctctgacatcccctgttctaggccccctcccagctctgacaccccctgttctaagctccctcccagctctgacatcccctgttctaagctccctcccagctctgacatcccctgttctaggctccctcccagctctgacatcccctgttctaagctccctcccagttctgacatcccctgttctaagctccctcccagttctgacatcccctgttctaagctccctcccagttctgacatcccctgttctaagggccCATTAAGCACAGACATCCTATAATATTTAAGAGAATAAGATCCTCCAGGCCCCACCCAGAAGTGGTGAGGGAGTGCCCACTGAGGGTGGGCAGGTTCAGAGTAAGACTCAGGTTCCTCGGGACAGACTTCTTGGAGGCCACAGAGGCTTGGGGGCGGGCCCTGGGCTTGCCCTGTGACCGCCAGGCCCCGGCCTCCCCCCCCTCACCGGCAGGACTGGCAGAGAGCAGGACCGAAGTCACCATGTCGGAGCTGGTAGCAGAGCCCAGGCCCAAGCCGGCCGTGCCCATGAAGCCCCTCGGCATCAGCTCTAACCTCCTGGGCTACATCGGCATCGACACCATCATTGAGCAGATGCGCAAGAAGACCATGAAGACGGGCTTCGACTTCAACATCATGGTTGTGGGTAAGCGGGGAGGCCGGCACGGGGGCGTCGCCAGGCAGCTCTGCCCTCTCTGAGCAGGCCCGCCTGGGCCTGCTTCCACGGGGGCTGCCCGGGAGCCAGGAGCGCCTGCACATCCGGGAGTTCCCTGGTGGccctttagcctcagtttccccttctgtccTTTGGAGAAGAGTCCCCATCCCCACCTCCTGGGCCAGGATTGGAAACAAGAGTCCTAAAAGCCGGCTGGCTGCGAGCTGACAGGAACCCAGGTTCAAATCGTCCTCTTCCCTCCGAGCTTTAAGggtccttccttctctccccacccaGGTCAGAGTGGACTGGGCAAGTCAACCCTCATTAACACCCTCTTCAAATCCCAAGTGAGCCGGAAGTCAGCCAGCTGGAATCGGGAGGAGAAAATCCCCAAGACCGTGGAGATCAAGGCCATCGGGCATGGTGAGTGTGGCTGTCACAGCCAGGCCCGGCTTGAACCTGGCCTTCCCGATGCTAAGTCCCGGCCGTCAGGCCACCTGCCTCTCAGCCCCAGAGGAGCTGCCCCCTggctgctcctgctgctgcccCAGTCCTGGGGCCAGGGGTCCTGGGCCCGGAATAGCCTGGGCCTGGGGTCCGGGAGCCGCCTCCCATGGCCAATCAGTCTGTGGCAGAGGAGACTGGCCTATCTTTGTCATTGTCATGACAGCCAGTGGGCTGTAACGTCTTCCAAGTGCTGCCCCCCCCAGGGGGTTCTGGGAGAATGCTTCTGTGACTCTTGGTTCTGCTGGAGAGACAGAAAGCAGCTGGGCCCGCTCGCCCTTTGGCCAGCTCCCAGCGCCCTCCCCCAACAGTTGGGTGTGCGGGGCAGGCCAGACTGAGATGGGATTCCCAGAGGGGCGCCCAGCCCTCCCGCCCCGACCCCCCGGGGAGCTGGTCACCGACACAATTAACTTCCTAACGATTAATTACCGATCGGATCCGCTCTCCCTGCCCCAGCTGGATCCCAGTCAGTTTCCCCCAGGGACATCTTGGCTTTTATTGGGaaggatatttttatatttgcctGCGGGGAGATTCAGGGGATCAGCTCTATTTCCACCCCCCCAGGgtggtgggggtgggagggggtAGGAGGTGACTCTCTGCCTCAGGTGACCAGTGACACACATCTTCCAGTCATGATTCCTGGATACCCGGTAATCGACCCAGTAGTTAGGGATCTCCCTCCTCCCACACAACTTTTGGCAGCCCTGGAACTCAGACCCAGCCCCTCTGATGATTGACAACAGGCTCAAGCCTGAGTTTTCCTTCCCTGTAAATTGGATCCACtgcttaagcctcagttttcccttccTGTAAAATGGAACCACTTCGTGGGGCTCAGACATGACAGGACTTTGCCAGCCTTTGAGCACTCTCCAGATGTCGGCCATGTTATTGCCACCTCTATTACTCCTGCTCATGTGCTCCTAAGGCCCCCCGGGTTCTGGCACGGGCCAGATCATGCAGGGCCATCCTTCTGAGCTCAGCCGGGGCGCTGCCTCCTCGGAGCCTTTGCTgctgccccccacccccagaaTCACTTTGTATTTGTTTGGCATATGAGCACATGGAGGGGAGGGGATGTCAAAGGCTTCCTGGGGCAACCCAAAAGGGGATGAGGCTGCCTCAGGAGGTAGTGAGCGCCCTGTCTCTGGAGGGAGTCAGGCTTGATAACCCCTGTTGGACGTGTTTAGAAGCGGCTCCATTCCCTGGTGCCAGTTGGCACTCTATAAATGCTTACCCCCTCCCCCATCCATGACTCCTTTAGAAGGAGAGGGCGCTGGGTGCCGGGAATTCTGGCTCAGAGAGGGGAGCTTTCCCAGCAGTCGCTGGGGGGTCGGACCAGACGCGAAGCCCGGGGGtggagggggtgggaagggggGCCGGGGCGGCACCCTTGTCCTGTCTGTCACCACAGTGATCGAGGAAGGCGGAGTCAAGATGAAGCTGACAGTCATCGACACCCCGGGCTTCGGAGACCAGATCAACAACGAAAACTGGTGCGTCCCCCGGCCGGGCCCAGGCCTAAAGCCCACTGGCAGGGGCAGGGTGTCGGGGCGCCAAGGGCCCCAGGGAGCTGGATCCCAGCTCCGAGCACGCAGCCCAGCACAGAGTTGGGGCTTACTAATGCTTTGGGTCTGGGCAGCCTGCCAGACAAGACTGGCTGAAGCCTGAGGAATAGTGGAGGCAGGACAGGGGTACAGGGGTCTCCTTTATCAGCTCCAAGCCGTTCTGCCAGGCCCctagggggtgggggagagaagggCGGAGCCCCCAAGGGCCCCAGAGTGCCCAGATGATGAGGGCGGGCCCTGGGGGTCTGTGGGAGTCCTTCTGACCCCGGGGCTCCGTGTCCTGGGAGGCCGGGCCAGCCTCCATCCCTGCCCTCGGCAGCCCTCCAACCTCCTGTGTCTGGCCTCCTCAGCTGGGAGCCCATCGAGAAGTACATCAACGAACAGTACGAGAAATTCCTGAAGGAGGAGGTGAACATCGCCAGGAAGAAGCGCATCCCGGACACGCGCGTCCACTGCTGCCTCTACTTCATCTCTCCCACGGGACACTCGTGAGTGCCTGCCCCCCCGCACAGAGGAGGGCCCAGGCTGGCTGCTGCCCGCTGGCAGTGCCCACTAGCTCCCGGGCAGTGCCAACAGGGCTCACAGGAACTGGCTGCCATCTCAGCGGCCACAGAATCCAACCCTCTTAGCTAGGAAGTGGCCaggtcaggatttgaatccagattctgtGCCTCCTGCTGTGAAGAACAGATGGCTGTGGGGAGGGGctacttcccctccctccctcatgtGCTCCTCCTTTGGATAAGCTCCTTGTCTCCGGTCATTGGTGCCAGGGACGGCCCAGAAGCAGGGAGGGCAGTGAGGAGGCCGCTGGGCTGGCCAGGGCCTTTTCTCCCCCAGACCGCGATGGGCCAGGGTGTAGAGGCTCAGAAAGAGGGCCACGAGGGGCGGCTGACCTGGGGGGCTGAGCCCAACTCGGGAGGGGCCCCGGGCCCCCCTTCTGCCTCAGCTTCTTCCCCTGCAGAATGGGTCAGCGGGCCGGCTCCCCTCAGACACCTCCCTGTCCTCCTGTCCTGGGTGGGGGACCGGGACCCTTACTTCCTGCTTCTCCCTGGGGCCAGGCTGAGACCCCTAGACCTAGAGTTCATGAAGCATCTCAGCAAAGTGGTCAACATTGTCCCCATCATCGCCAAGGCCGACACCATGACCCTGGAAGAGAAGATGGAGTTCAAGCAGAGGGTGAGCCTGTCGCGGCCTCCGCACCCCTCCTCTGGCCCCTCCAGGAGGCCTTCCCTGCGGGCCTCCGCCCACCCTGCCCTATAGCGCTCCCATAGGCATTCACCCCTTCTATCCGGGAGCAGTCTGAGCTTGGGGAGCCCACAGCCAGAATCTGGGCCGAGCTGAATCCCGCTCCTGTGGCCCTCTGCCCAATGAGGAGCTGGACAAGCTGACCCCGGGGGGCCTGTGTGAGCTCTGCCCCTTCTGAGACCCTCCACCTCCTGCTCTGTGAGGTGAGGTCCCTTCTGACCCTCGGTCTCGGCCTCTGGCCCCCAGGTCCGGAAGGAGCTCGAGGTCAACGGGATTGAGTTTTACCcgcagaaggagtttgatgaagaCCTGGAGGACAAGACAGAGAACGACAAGATCAGGGTAGGGGGCCAGCAGAGTGGAAGCCCCAGGGCAGGAACACCCCCGCCCCTGGGTCTCTggggctttgagacaagttggtGGAGGCGGCCTAGGAGAGGGAGCGGACGGACTTGGAGCCGCAGGATGGAGTAGGGAGAAGCAGCTCCCCTGACCCTGCTGTGGTGGGAGGCGGGCCTGGGCCTCTCGGGGGCAGCGAGGCACCTTACTGACCCAGCTGCGAGATTGGAACCAGGCCTTGGACTCCGAACTCAGGGAGTCCACTGTCCCCCGGACCGAGGGAGGGCACCTCGTGGGCAGGACTGGCTGGAGGAGAATGACCTTGAGCCCCCCGCGCTGTCTCCCCTCCAGCAGGAGAGCATGCCCTTCGCCGTGGTTGGAAGCGACAAGGAGTATCAGGTCAATGGCAAGAGAGTCCTTGGGAGAAAAACCCCCTGGGGAATCATCGAAGGTAAGAGCAGCATCTACTGACTTTTATTGGGCACCGGCTGGATGCCATTTGCTGGGCTGGGAGCTGTGCAGGAGACACGGAGGCTGTGCCAAGCCTCTGCATACAGTGGGTGCTAAATAAGTGTGTGCCACTGGAGGAAGATGTGTGTTGTGAAGCCAGACAGCAGGAGGGGAGGGGTCCTGCCATAAGGGAGGCTGCCAGTCTGTTAACATGCAGACAGCCGTGGGCAAACCGGCTGGAGAAAATGACCTGGAAGGGGCGCCCTGACCTTgcagatggggagactgaggcctCCAGAGCTTGAGGGGCCTGTGCCAGACTATACCAGCAAGCATCAGACCCCAGGCCCTTGAGCACCTGCACTGCctcccggggggggggggcatcCTCCCATCAGAGCGCCCCTCACTGCCTGACCAGGGTGCGACAGGGCAAGGCCGTCTGTCTGTTCTCTTTGTCCTGGATGCCCTGCCACACTCACTGCCACTGGGGCCCCCAGGTCTTTTTCAGCGGGATTGTTCTCCAGCCCCATTCTCCCCAGTCTGCGTTTGCATGGCAGCTGGCAGAGATCTGGAACCCCAAGAGGTGGAAGGGCACCCAATGGTCTAGTCTAGAACTACAAGGTTCCTGACTTTCACTGGCTGGTAGAATGGCAGGGCAACAGTCATTTagcttctccatctgtaaaaggggCAGCCCCAACTGCCCCTgcctgtgtgccaggcactcagAGGTGGCCAGAAAAGAGCCTGGGAATCTTCTGCAGGCTCTCTCCTTGTCCCCCCCTCCAACAGGAGAAGCCGAGACTGACCTCCATGCCCCTCTGGTGAAGGGGAGCCCCGCTCCCCAGGGCCTTGTTTTTATGAGGTCTGATGCCCAAGGTGCAGAAGAGGCAAAACTCGGACCTTGCTCCCCAGGGCCCAGAATCACAGTGGGCCAGCGAGGGTCGTTCCCGGCGCCTGAGTCGTCACCTGGGACGAGAGAGGGTGGTAATGGGGAACAGAAGTAATGGGGGCTCCCAAAGCACCAGACCGAGGAAAACGGGACGCAGATGGCTCTCCGGCCGCTCCCATTGCTACACGAGTGAGCCTCGGAGCTGGAAAACAAGTGGCGGCCGATACCCCGAGGGGGGCCGGCTGTAAGAACCTGTCTTGGCTAATTATCCCTTGGTGATGTGTGTCAGACTAACAAACTGATTAGGGCCAGCCACAAGGGGCGTCCAAATGGCAGCTTCTGGGTGACCTTGGGGTCACCGGCCGGGGTAGAGGGCACAGGTGAGGAACATGACGTCCCAAAGGCTGCCCCACAGCCTGCATGTGGCCTAGGCTCCCCAGGCTCAGGGGAGGGGATTCAAGCTAGTAATCTAATCACCATGGCAGCTGGCCTTTCTAAAGCACGGGCCTGTAAGAGATGCTTGCTGACTAGTAGAGATCGAAGTAGTTGACTGAGAGTTTTCCCATCCATTAGTTCATCCCATTTTCCCAATAGTCACATGAGGTAGGAAATGCAAATATgactctcctcattttacagatgaggaaactgagttttaaaagggaaagtaacttgctcaagatcacccGGCTCCTATCCAAGAAAGAAGCCTTACGGCCCTCGCCATAATAGGCCTGGGTCTGATTTTGGAGGATCTCTTGCAAGAGCTTTCGGGCCGGTTGCCATTAGCGTGGGCAACGGGACTGTCTGTGTCCGCTTTGTGTTTCTCAAAAGCACAAAGTCTGTGGCTCAAGCGTCCATCCAGAGCAATGTCAGTAGCTGACCCATTTTGCTTCCCCTCAAAGATCCTCCTGCTAGCACTCAGGCTAATGAGATTGAAGCTACAGGATAGTTTCTCCTGACAAAACTGCAGGGAGTTTCACCAGGGAGCCCCTGAATCATTCTGAAGAGTTTTCTCTTTCCAGGGATTATGAAACCACCCTGCCCGTGGTGGGTGCCAGCTTTCTGGCCAGTCTGGGTGACTCATGGCATTAGTGAAGGGAGAGTCCAGTGGGGCTTCCCAGAGTGCTCCTCGCAGTGCCCCGCTGTCGCTGATAAAAGCACTGACCACTTTGGTCGTGATGGGGTGAAATGGATCTCGACGAAACGGTTGGTTTCAGACCACACTGACCGCCAGGGTTTAAAGGGCGTCATGGAAGGAGGGATAACTGAGTTCTGCTTGGTAGAACAGGACGTGGTGGGCGGTGGGTGCAGAAGAGCAGATGCGAGCTTCACTTCGGGGAAAACTTCCTCACAGTTAAAGCCAAGCGAAGGTGGGCCCCATCAGGGGCGCCCTCAACTGGAGGACCAGTGGCTAGTCAGGAACTGCATACAGAGGAGGCAGCCGTTCCAGGCGCCGAGGTGTTTGCACGATGTCCTCCCACCCCTTCTGAGGCTTAGCTTAAAGTAACTTCTCTCTGTTTTGGATTTTCAGTGGAAAACCTCACCCACTGTGAGTTTGCCTTGCTCAGAGACTTTGTCATCAGGTAAGGTCCTCCCCGAAATCCGGACCCAGTTTAGTCAGGCCAGTGGAACTGTAGAGAGACGCGCCCAGCCTCAGGCCTCCCTGGCTTGAGCTCCCTCCTCTCCCAAACCCCCTCTGCTTCCTGGGAGGATGGGGCCCCAGAGAGCGGGCCGCGTCCGTCCATGGAGCCTGGTGGTGGGCCCTGCCAACGCCGGCTGCCTGCCCCTGCCTGAGCCCCTTCTCTCCTCAAGGGGATTAGGAACAAGCACTTATGTGTGCCAGGTTCTGTGCTGCCCTACATTACAAGCATCATTTGGGAGGGGATATGGGTGttctccccattttgcagatgaggaaacagaggcagaagtGAAGTGAGTTACTCAGGGTCCTGCAGCTAGCAAGTATCCATGGAGGGGAGGGGGTGTTTCTCTTCCACCTGGCCCCAGTGCCCACTGAGCTGCCAGCTGCCGAAGAGTCAGCCACAGGGAGTGCTGTCTGCCCTTGATGAagccccctccctcttcctcctctctaccCAAGGTGCAGCAGGAACACTGAGGGGAGTCTCTGCCCAAGGCCTGAGCCCCAGGCCTGGCACAGAGAACCCGACCAGTCACTAACCCCCTCTGCCTGCAGAAAAAAGAGATATGAGGATCCCGGCTCTGCCCCTGCTGGGaccccaagcctcagtttccccctctataAACCTGTAAGGGAGAGGAGAGCCAAGATGGCCCACTCCAGCCCCAGAGCCCATGGTCATGGTTCTGCAGGCATCCCCTCCCACTCAAAGAGCTTTTCCAGTATTTCAGGGGACAAAGGGAGACTTGGGCCTGTCCTCAGGGGTCTCACAGTCTGGTAACAGGAAGTTAGCTAGCAACAGGAGGCAGAGGCAGCGCCTGGCAGTCAGCCTGCAGTC
Protein-coding sequences here:
- the SEPTIN3 gene encoding neuronal-specific septin-3 isoform X5, producing MSKGLAESRTEVTMSELVAEPRPKPAVPMKPLGISSNLLGYIGIDTIIEQMRKKTMKTGFDFNIMVVGQSGLGKSTLINTLFKSQVSRKSASWNREEKIPKTVEIKAIGHVIEEGGVKMKLTVIDTPGFGDQINNENCWEPIEKYINEQYEKFLKEEVNIARKKRIPDTRVHCCLYFISPTGHSLRPLDLEFMKHLSKVVNIVPIIAKADTMTLEEKMEFKQRVRKELEVNGIEFYPQKEFDEDLEDKTENDKIRESMPFAVVGSDKEYQVNGKRVLGRKTPWGIIEVENLTHCEFALLRDFVIRTHLQDLKEVTHNIHYETYRARRLNDNGGLPPGEGVLPPAPASPRPAAAAATTE
- the SEPTIN3 gene encoding neuronal-specific septin-3 isoform X4, with amino-acid sequence MSKGLAESRTEVTMSELVAEPRPKPAVPMKPLGISSNLLGYIGIDTIIEQMRKKTMKTGFDFNIMVVGQSGLGKSTLINTLFKSQVSRKSASWNREEKIPKTVEIKAIGHVIEEGGVKMKLTVIDTPGFGDQINNENCWEPIEKYINEQYEKFLKEEVNIARKKRIPDTRVHCCLYFISPTGHSLRPLDLEFMKHLSKVVNIVPIIAKADTMTLEEKMEFKQRVRKELEVNGIEFYPQKEFDEDLEDKTENDKIRQESMPFAVVGSDKEYQVNGKRVLGRKTPWGIIEVENLTHCEFALLRDFVIRTHLQDLKEVTHNIHYETYRARRLNDNGGLPPGEGVLPPAPASPRPAAAAATTE